The Aythya fuligula isolate bAytFul2 chromosome 18, bAytFul2.pri, whole genome shotgun sequence DNA window CCGCTCCTGCTTGTGCCAGAACTGCCTGGGGAGGTGTCAGTGGTCAGAGCACAGGCACCCTGGCCCCAGTcagctgtggggaaaaatgaggaaaaatcaCTCGTTTAAAATCCTGGTAAAGGTGCTTGAGGTGAAGCCTGGATTTGACCTGGGGCTAAAACCTCGTTGGCTCACCCACTTCTGGAGGTATGTTGCCAAGAGCACACAGGGACCCTGTAAGCACATCAGCAGTGGCAGCCGTCCCCTTGGGGCGGGGAGGattccttccccagcctgtaatttcctccctcctgccagctcccttcTACCTCAGCCCTGTGGAGTGCAGAGCTCTTGGTAGCCCAAGTCCCGTGGTGGTTGTGGAGTTTTCCCCAGGTCCTGTACAGGATTCTTGGCGCAGGAGTTTGCCTGCAGAAGGCTAAAccattaataatattttcaattttgtttgGACTTCAGGCTCTTTTTCCTAAAGGCTTTAAATTTGTGCTGGAGACGGTGACCCAGCCAAGCCGATGCACttctggcagcagaggggcccggCCCTGGCTCTTTATAACCGGACAATAACTGCCTGGCGGTGGCATGGGAAAGGACGTGGATTAAGACAGATAACAAAAGGGGACAGGGCTCGGCGGAGCTCAGCAGCAAACACTGGGCTATTGTGTGTTAAGCAGCTAACCCGATTAATTGCAGCCTGTTACAGCCCGGGATGCCCGGCTCTGTAGGTGGGGGCTGCTGGCTTCGGAGTTATTGGTGGCGTGCTTATTGCTGCTGTTACTGAGTAGTCTGTGGCAAATGCTCCCAGACAGCTCCCACGTGGGAGGTTTGCTTTATGGACTGCTCTCGGTGCCGTATCGTAGTtagcagaagtattttattttaataaaaagccCTTTTATGGAGGAAGAAGCTTCGGGgtttgctggctgcaggctccttCCCTGCGCTGTAGCACAGCTGGATGGTGCCACATCCATTCTCCTAACTGCAGCCCCAGAGACAGATTGCTCCCAACCCTGCCCAGGTAATGATCTCACGATTATATGCCCAGAAATTAAATCTCCTTCCTCTGGCCAGTAAGGTGGAGAGACAAAGGACAAGAACAGCCGGCAGGTGTGTTAAATATTCCCCTGCTACCCCCTGTTCCCTTCCAGGGTGCTTGGTTGAAGGCTTCCTAGGGAAGAAACCAGGAAAGGGCTCTCCGGAGGCATGCTGCTGACTCCCCCAGTCTGTTCAGTTCTTTGGTAGCTCCTTCCCTAccaccaggggctgcagccctcaggGTGGCCTCCTCGCTGCTccgagcagcaggcaggggagggagcatcccagctctgcccctttCCCAGAGCAGGGCGTATGGTAGGGACAAGGAAGAGGGAGTTACTGTGAGCCAGGACGCTGTTGCATGTTCGGTTGTTTTAGGGATTCAGGCAAGCTCCTTCACCCAAGTAACTTCGTGTTCTTGCATCCTTTTTGGAGCAGAGAAAGCTGCTGCCGGAGCCCAGGGTAAATAATTCACTAAGAAGTGAATATATTTATGAAGAGGTAGCTAAAAGGCAGTGCTTCTGTCATGCTCGCTCTCGGAGCTGTCGCTTGAGGAGCTCATCTCAGTGGTATTTGTGGGGGCAGCGGGGCGAAGCGGGGCTGATGGCAGTGCAGGAGCCTCCTTGGCTTCAGATGCAGATGGAGAGTGACGGGCGGTGCTGGACGGGACCGCTGAGATCCTGCCTGAGGAGCTGACGTTCCTGAAAAGAGCACTTCAtccaggcagcaggagatgaGCCGACGGGTCTGagagctggagaaggggagctgcaggatgcATTTAGCCCTACGTCCCCGTGCTGTGAGGGTCCAGGTGATTTCAGGGTGGGTGTGTggcacacagagctgctttctgctgttcaGCAGGTGAAAGGGTGTGCTGTTGGGACAAGAGGATAGGAATTGTGCTGGGTAAGGCTCAAGGCAAGAAGGGGAGCGTGTGGCTGAGGCTGCAGAGTACCTGGAGTTCGTGGGACACGGGTGCTGTGCCCCCAGTGCCTTCCAAAGCATGCCAGACCCTAACTCGGGTTCATGGTGACACCCAAGTGTGCAATACTCCTTTCTCATAAAAAAGTAACTTGTCATGTGGGGAGAAGCGGCTGTCAAAGCTAACAGTAAGGCcaagccaggagcagagctcagaaCAACCCCAAATTCTGCGGCTTTATGGTGCTGCTGCCGGAGGTGACCAGAGGAGAGAGGACAATAAACAACGCGGGTAATTTTCCACCAGAAGCAAACAAACGCCTTGgctgctcttcccttcccatATGTTGAGATAAAGCATCCGTGATAAACGCCGGAGTGCAGagcagttttttttctccctgtgcaCGGCTGCTGGCGTGCAGGtgtctggggctgggggcagctccacggggcccccagcagctgctggtacCTGGGGGGCTGCCTGGTAACCTCAGAGCCTAGCAAATGCTACCCCGGAGGACCAAGATAAAGCAGCGAGGTGATGTCTAAAGGTTTTATTCCTTTACAAAATGAGTTCTTCCTGGCCCAAgaccagggcagcagcagcagcacccgaGGTGGTTGCAGCAGGAGCCGGCACAGCCCGGTGAGGTGGCAGGGCGGAGGTGCCGGAGACCCACTGCTTCCACTTCTCAGAGCACCTTTTTCTTGGCTTTGGGGTAAGCTGCATCACACTTCTGGGCTCTTCACACATCCCACGTGTGGCTGTGTGTCCCCTGCTGTGTGAGCAGCAGTCCCCTGCCACCTGGGCTGCGCCTCAGGCtttgcagcagggaggtgaagTTACCCCTGCAGGTCCCCGCTgcccagcagaggaaggagccaCACTCATGTCCCACAGCTTTTGCTCGTACCTTTCTTCTGGAAAGgcatttccctcctcttctccttctgaCGTTTCCCAAGAGAGTTGCTGTCTTCAACGAAGAGATCCATCGTGTTTCCCCACGGTCTCTGCTCTCATAAATCCTTCATCTTCCCAGAGACTGCTTTAGGCTCGGTGCCAAGTCTGATCCTTAACTACTCCAGCTCCCACATCGGAGGGAGTAAATCCGGTTCCCCTCTTATCTCTTCACCATCATTTTGTGTAGAAACCTCCTCTGAAGGCTGCAGAAATTTATCAGTTGGTGCTCCGGGTTTCTCCAAGAGCTGCAGGTCGTTAGCAAGTGGCAGGATAGGGCTTCTGCAGGAGACGTGGGGTAACTGGCTTTTAAGAATCGGCATCTGAATTTCAGATCCTCTGTTCCGCCAGCGTGGTGAGCTCCAGCTGTACTCGGATACTGGAAATGCCACAGCATCCCTAATGCCTGGCACTTCCAGGGCTCCCGTGGGCTCTTACGCCTGCCCAAAGCACCGCAGGCAGGCGGCTGGCACTGAGCTGGGGGAACGGCATCATGGAAAGGCATCGGCTGCAGGGTGGGCAGCACAGGTCTTAATTAGGGACGTGGAAGGTGCCTGTGTCTTcacagaggctgtgctgggtgtATACGGAGCGGGTGCTCTTGCTTTTTTACTCCTCCTCTCCTGAAAGCTGCCTGCTGTTAAACTAAGTGGGGTCTGCTTAATATCATCCTCTTCAAGAGCGGTCTCCTGTTTTCAGCCCGATGAAGGTTCAAGACCAAGGCTGTGACGAGGAGTgagctccttcctccccttcaaTCCTTTCAAAGAGAAGGGGCAGTGGGATCGGGGCGATGCCCTCCTCTCGGGATCCATCGTGCCGGCTGATGTGCGCAAAGGGAATCGAGTGGCGCACGTTGGGGAAGGGCGATTCATTATCATTATTTCCTGGCATATTGATTCTCCGCtccgacaaaaaaaaaaactctgtcACACCGACAGGCAGCGGTGACGGATGGCCCTGCCGCAGATGTGTCAGCAGCACGGCGCCTGCTCCAACAAATGGCCCTGCCTGGGGTGGGGGAGCAGCCAGCCGGGGGGGCTGCACGGCACTGCCTCTCCCTAGGGACAGCTGGTGGTACTGGGGTGCTTGTGCTGGGCTTGCTGGTGCAGGATTGAGAGGGGACGGTGCTGGAGAGGATGTGGCTCGAGCTGGGGCAAGGTCATTCTTCTGGCTCTGAGCACACGGTGTGATCCCAGAGGATCCCGAGTTCTGCAGGACCTCGCTCCTGTGCTTGTTTCCACCTTACCAAGTGGCCCCCTGAATTCCCCGGCAGCACGTTTCCCTTCCACGCTTCCCAGCGTGGCTCAATTTGGCATCTTCATTACTTCTGCGTGCTAATGGAGAGGCAGAGGTGGGCCACCAGCTGAAACATCTCCAGAGCATCGTGTTTTGCCTGGGGTGTAGGGAGAGCTAAGCCAGAAACTCATCTTGAGCACCAGTTCCTCAGGAACCTACCGGGGTGGGAACTGTTTTATTCTTGGAGgttttttctcttgcagtagCCTTTCTACAGAGAGATGAAGCTCATCTATGAGACAGCACTTAGCATTTACAAAGCTGTTTGTTCTGACTCTGCAAAACTATCCATAAACGTGGAATGGGCAGATTACCTCCACTGCTTCTCTCTGAGCTCTGTTATGCTTCTGTCAAAGCTCaccaaactgtatttttaatatccCCAGGCTCCCATATTTTCTCGGCGTGCTGGTATTTGGATGTGTTCTCATTCATATTCATTCTTCCACCTGCAAGAACCATGGCAGAGCTGCCCTGTCTCTGAATCATCTCCTGAGTCAAGCAGGACAGGTGGCAGTAGCAGTCTGCAAGGGCTGCTCATCTCGGAGGAAAAGACAACATCTCCTTACAGCtagagcagggggctgcaggggatgTGACTGGTCAGTGGTGATGAGATGCATCacagtttttgctttgtgtcccccttttttttccacccacaGTCTCATTTTCATCCTTCAGCTCAAAGGATGCTCAGAGCTCCAGGGGAGGGCAGATGAGACGAGCGGTGTCCTCTGAGccttgctggctgcagagcttcTCCGCGGTGCGTGGGCTTGGAGCGGGTCTAACACCTTGTAAATCAGGGCAGGCAAAGCCCTCGATTGCTTTTTAGGGACTGTACAAAACGTGGatcaaaacaaagcttttgtgGAACCTCCTAGCAGTCCGTAGCAGCCTTGCTTTGTggccctggctgctggtggccgCGGTGCCTGAAGGGCTCATCCCTGCGGCGTGGTGCTCGCCCGCTCCCTTCTGTGCGTACGGAGCAGGCTGAGGCTCTTTGATGACCCCGTGTCTGTCTTCGCAGGGGTTCTTGCtggcaaagcagctgctggacAGTTGATGTGGCACCTGCAGGTGCCACGAAATATTGTGGTGTGAGTCCTTCAGCCCGCTGTGCGGGTAGAGGAGGATGGGAGCGGGAGCTTTGTGTGCCCGCAGGGTCCTGCGCTGCCTCTTGTCCGCTCAGAGCTGCCTGTCAGTCACAGCCTGCCAGCTTCTTTTCATCCTGATTTATCATCCGGCATAACTAGGTTTCAGAGTTTCATTTTGGGCTTGCCTCCTCCCAGGGACAGGCAGATAAATCTAGCATGCAAATGCTTTAACTCTCTGGTTCCAGGAGCGAGGCGAGAGGCtcacctgctgcaggcagcgagaaaacagcccccagggcagggctgctgccagcacgggGCTGCAATCGGACGGGGGACACATCCAGTCCTCCCAGCACCATCTTTCTGAAGGGCAGtgcatctgcagagcagcagtgggcagggggagcacaGCTTGCCTCGCTGGAAACAGCACTGGCTGGGATCTCAGTGTTGGCTTGTCGCTCCTCAGAACTTTAATTTCTGATGGGTTTTATCTCTGGAAGAAGTCtgtaaggaaataaaaccaaagtgTATGGGAGTTCTAGCTTCTGGAGGGATAGGTTTCAGCTCATCATTTGGGGAATCCACTGGGAACCCCGTCTGTCAGTGCTTCGTACCAAAACCATGCCGGGGCAGAGGGGAGCTCTGAGAGGAGCCTCCcaggtggggagagggaggtgtCAGCGTGCATCCAGAGCTGCCCAGCCCGCTTTGCCTTCTTCTCAGGGCACCTTCCCTTCCTCGGAGCCTGTGCCTTGTCTCTTAGGGCTGCCTTGCTCTGGCTGGTGCGCCTGGCACGAGTCTCCTCTGGTGAGGGcgatggggagcaggggaagacaccagccctgcctgtgcccacGGTGTGCCTCTCGCTGCCTTGAGTGAAGGTGAGGGAAATCGCAGGCACCCCGAGCAGTGaattgctgctctctgcagccctctgtgcctgctgctggggctggaaatGGTGCTCAGCgctcctgggctgggctggctctCCCGGAGCTGTGAAGGAATGGGTGGGCTgtcatcccccagccctgggtTTGTGGAGAGTGGTGAGgcttgtcctgctgctgggaaacAGCTGGAAGTGAGAGGTTTCCTTGGGCAGTAAGAGACGAAATGGGGTGGTTGGTAAGTGCTTagcacagggctgctgtggGAAGGTGGAGGGGAACTGCTGAGAGAGGAGCCAGCGAGgggtgggggtgctgggggggtgaTGCTGGGTTGTGGTGAACCCGGCCTCGCAGGGGATGGAGGCAGCGAGCACCAACAGGTCTGTAACTCACTTCTAGCCCCGTTCCTGGCGAGTTTTCCTGCCTCAGCTGCccgcagcaggcaggctgctcctgggcacGGAGCGCGTGTCCTTGTCACCCTGCGCTGGGTACCGCTGGCCTGCCTCCTATGGccacacagctgcctgctgctccgtttaattcctctgtttttatttatgatgTTGAAAGCCATGCATAATACCGGTGTCAGCAGTTTGTTATTTCTCTCATTACCTGATAATTCATGGCCGGGCTCCGAGGCCTTACCCCAGCGCAGCAGACGGCTCTGCGCGAGCCACCCTGGCCCATCCAGCGCCAGCGTCGGGCTGTAAATCTGGCTGcttgctgccctgccaggcagcttgCTCCCCTGCTCCTTTTTAACTCCAGCCCCTGATCATCCTTCCCAGGTGGATGTGATTTCTCCGATGCCAGAATTGGCTTTCTGCGGGTTTTATGTGCCATGCTAGGGATAATGGTCCAGCGAtaactgctgctggctggcgTTCCCAGCAGCAGAGTAAATCAGGGTATCGGCCCAACCACCTCCACTCGTTGTGCCCCTGGCACGGAGCTTTTTGTGATAAGCTCTGCGAAACGCTGTTAGGCTCTTCCCTGACACGAGTGAAGGGTAGACGAGCAGACTTCGTGCCGAGAAGCGATGAATTTTAATAGCAGCTTTTCGGTGCTGTTTTAGTCCCTTCCAGACTGGCTGTGCCACCCTGGGATTagctgcagccagcctgttCCTCCTGCCTGGGCGATGGCTGGCTAGCTCTGGCGCTGTCGTGCCTGACAGATCGCAGGGACGGGACAGCTCTGcatggctgctgctcccctgcaccTGCCTGCGCTCGTGGGTGAGGGCTTGGAAGCGTTGGTCTGGTTGTAAGCGTGTAGAAATATTGCTGGGCTCGGCTCTGCAGCCAGGCTTAGCCTTCTCTTCCTTTAGAGGTCAAAGCTCAGACATCTCAGGCGCTTTTAAACGGGGATATTTAGCCAAGGTGCAGAGCAAAGCACCCTTGGGGTCGTGGAGGAAGAGGGCAGTGGTCCCGGCAATGTTCGTGTTACACATCTGAGGGACCCCGAGCAATTAtttgctgctgggggggggagtgggAGTCCCGGAGGAGGGAGATGCCTGCCAAAAGCCCTGAGCCTGTTCCCTGATGTGCTGACAGCAAGTGCTGATCAGTTCCTGTGCTCTTTGCCTTTGTTATCCCCCATTCCCCAGACACAAGGAGCAGGGCGAGAGCTGGGGCCAAGGCCGAGGTGCTGccgggaggagggctgggggcagcgcggggccgggTTTGACCCCAAatcttctctctgtctctccagCCTTCATCCTCATGATCATTCTGGCCCTCATCCGCATCAGCCGAGGCCAGGCTGAAGGCCACCCCTCCATGGCCCAGCTGTCGGGCGTCCGCAACCTCTTCGGGGTGTGCGTCTACTCCTTCATGTGCCAGCACTCGCTGCCCTCCCTCGTCACGCCCATCTCCAAGAAGAGGCACGTCAAcaagctggtgctgctggactACGTCCTGATCCTGGCTTTCTACAGCCTCCTGTCCTTCACCGCCATTTACTGCTTCCGCAACGACACCCTGATGGACATGTACACCCTCAACTTCACCAACTGCGACATCGTCGGCGTCGCCTTCATCCGCTACTTCCTGGGCCTCTTCCCCGTCTTCACCATCAGCACCAACTTCCCCATCATCGCCGTCACCCTGCGCAACAACTGGAAGACCCTTTTCCACCGGGAAGGGGGCACCTACCCCTGGGTGGTGGACAGGATCGTCTTCCCGGCCATCACGCTCTTCCCCCCGGTGCTGGTGGCTTTCTGCACCCACGACCTGGAGTCCTTGGTGGGGATCACGGGTGCCTACGCCGGGAACGGGATCCAGTACCTCATCCCCGCCTGCCTCGCCTACTGCAGCCGCAAGGACACGCAGCTGGTCTTCGGCAGCGGGACGGTGAACAAGCACCTCTCCCCGTTCCGCCACACCTTCTGGATAGTCTTCGTGCTCATCTGGGGCTTCTCCTGCTTTGTCTTTGTGACTGCCAACATCGTGCTGAGCGAGGCCAAGCTCTGACGGGGGTCGGCGCCCTCCCTCTCGGCTTCCAGAGACCGCGACCCCGCTGGGACTGGAGGGGAAGAGGTGGCGTGGAGGGAAACTTTTCCTCCAGGCTGTCGGCGTGGCGGTGCGGGTCCCGCCTGGACACGGCCTTTTCCTCCCCCCATGTGGGTGGAGAGGGCTCAGCCTCGTCCCCCTGGTTCTCAGCCCATCGCCGCCTTCGGCTCCGTTTGAGCGTCGCCGGGGGCGCTCCCCTGGTGCTGCGGGTTTCGGCACGGGGGGAGAGGCAGCCGGGGCTGCTCGCTGCAGCCATTAGCTCAGAACCAGCGGGAGGGTGGGGGAGAGGAGTCCCCAAAACCCGGGgagctgaggggaggggaaggaaatcAGGGTGGGCACAGCCCTAGCTTGAAGCGAAGGGCCCTATGCTCTgttacactttctttttccgGAGGCATTAACCTGGTTGTGCTCCGGGGAAGGAACACCACGAGTTGCCCAGGATCTGGGATCTCTCAGAGCTGGATTTCTCCAGGCTGGGAGTTTACTCTCACACTTCTCACCCTGCTCTTTGCTGTGGCAGCTTCGCGGCCTTGCTGCCCGCTGACTTCAGCTGGCAAAACCTTTTCCCGTTTCATACCGGGCTGGTGCAAGAGGCCAGACCCTGACGGCAGTGGTCAGGGTTTGTGCGGGCTGGGAAGGTGCTAATTACCCCGTGCTGCCAGGCGTTACCTGCGAGAGCTCTGGCTGTGCACACGGCTGCATTCCCAGCCTCCTGTGCTGGGTAATTAACCCTGAAACGAGGTGGGTGTTAACTCAAGGGAGCAGGCGGGTGCCAGCAGGGGAAGGCAGTGCCgtggctcagctctgcctcctccctgcgGGAGCTGAGCTCCCAGGCCTTACAGGGGAGGGCAAATGAACTGGTCCTAAATCAGTCCCAAATCCCATCTCTCTTCTGCACGGGGTTGGGGTGGGTTTTGGCTGGTCCTGCTCGGCTTAGCTGGGTTTGCTGAGCCCCCAGgtgcctctgtgtgtgtgtcggGCTGCCCCTTTCCTTagccaggcagtgctggaggtgATCAGTGCAGCTTTCCAGGCACTTCTGAGGCTTCTGTCGGTCACTGCAGCACCACGCGGCCACAGCCAGCACCGCTTCGGGGTGGGAGGCTCTCAGGCAAAGATCCGAGGGGGTTTTGTAACAAAAGGAAGAACTTAAAGTTTTCACctggaatattttaaatcctttttttctcctctgccctTCTTAAAGCAGGTTCAAAGCCAGGTGCATGTCCCTTAcatcctctcctcctgccctctgcaCTTGCTGCAGCATTGAGTGTCACCGCTAGCTAGGAGCAAGCTTTGAACTTAAGCTCTTTTTAATCAAGCTCCGTTTTCAAGTAGGACTTTCTCCTTTCCATATGACCTGAAGTGCTCCTCCCGGGGGACTATGCAAGTACCTGGAGCTGTACAAAAACACTCGATGGTTTTTTACAGCAGAGCCCTCCGCCTCTCGAGCCCCAGCGCTGCGCCTGTGTCCTTGCCAAGCTGCTTGGAGAGGATGCAGGGggcctgcttctctctgctccagctccatcCAAAACAGCCCTTGGCAGCCCTTGCTGGCGAATTTAAACATCCCCAGGTGCTGCGGGGAGGCTGATGGGGCATCCTCGCTGCCAGATGAACACGTGGCTCCACGACACGTAGCTTCACAGGTGGCTGCTGCCTCGCCTGGGCTGTTTGGAGAGCAAAACCAgggggcagctgggctgggggcaccctgCGTGGCGTGGGGCAGGCGTCTGCCActgcccccttcccctgctcgCTCCCCTGCTCTTGCAGAGCCTCGGCTGCTGGATCTGAGCCCATCACAGGCACCCCGATGGCTGGGGCATGCTGAGCTGAGCCCCCCCGCTCCTCCTGGTGCAGCTGCAGTGGGCGCAGCCAGCGGGAGGGATGTGATGCCAAGGAGACCGGGTGTGGGTTGGTGCAGGGGGCCGAGGCTTTCCCtatcccccctcagcctcctgtcCTTTCATTCAGCTCAGCCTCAGCCCTCCGAGTGCCCGTTTGAGGTCCTTGCTGCCCCATTTCAGTGCCAGCCAGAGCAGGGGCGCATCCCTCACTGCTGTTACTGCGCCTCCACTCATCCTCCTGTCCCCGCTCAGGGCTGCCCgcagcctccccttccctcctgccccttttTCCAGCAGCCTCCAcgtgcaggggctgggctgagaCCTCCCGGCCCTGCACACCCTCTCCTAGCCTCCTCCCAGGAGCTGGTCATCCCATCTCATGGTCTCACGAGCCCAGACGTGCCTTCTCTGCCCTGGCCTAGGtgaccagctctgctctgccgTGGCACCTTGCCTGGAGAGCTCTGAGGCGCACGAGAGGTTCCTGGATCAATAACCCAGAATATTCCCAGATGCCTGCAGCCCTCATGCAGCAGCAAACCCCATCTGTCCGAGGAATTGGGGTGATGAAGGGAGAGAAACTCAATTTTTCACCCCAAATGTGACAGCAATGCCTTAAAAACGACGGGGGGGAagcgggcagggggcggctCAGcagaggaggggctgggggccgggcgCGAGCTCCCTCCTCTCACCGAGCAGCAGCAAACCTGGTTTGATTTGCCTGTTCCTGACACCACCAATTCATCCTCGCAGGTTCTCACGCCGTGCTCGTCCCGACTGTAATcggttttcagaaaaaaaaagggattaaaCCCAATAAAACGCACACACTACACCCGGCTCTGCCTCgcctctttccttcccctcctcgcCGGGCAGCGGCTCCCGGGGGGGCTCCTGTGACGGATGGGGCCACGAGCCAAGGAGAAATGGCAAGCGGAGAAGCTAATGGAGACCTCACCTCTGCTTCCCCATTAGCCTCCTGCCGCTCGGGCCGGTGGCTGCAAACTCAATTAAAACATCTGCACTTTCCCCTTCTCAATTACATCTCCGCACacttaaaaccaaacaaattgAATCGCTCGGCTGCCTCGGGCGGCGAAGGCAGTTTCTGCCAACAAATTTATTATCGCCATAAAGCGCGGCTtgatttatgttaaaatattaaaacgCAGCTTTATGATGGAAATAAACGCTTTCTGCCGTGCTTCTCTCCGAGGACCTCACAAGCAGCGGAGGATTTTGGGGCTCGGGCTGTAAATCTGGAGCCAAAGTGGCGGCGGGGATGGAGTCGGGCTTTTGTGGCACTTCAGGGAGCGACAGCCACGGACGGGGAAATAAAAACCTGGAGGCTGagaaggggctggggcagggcttcGACCTCACCGAGGC harbors:
- the TMEM104 gene encoding transmembrane protein 104 isoform X1; protein product: MAGGITDTGELYSPYVGLVYMFNLIVGTGALTMPKAFATAGWLVSLVLLMFLGFMSYMTTTFVVEAMAAANAQLRWKRMEKRKEDDEDEDSSSGVSDSDVLLQDGYERAETRPILSVQRRGSPNIFEITERVEMGQMASMFFNKVGVNLFYFCIIIYLYGDLAIYAAAVPVSLMQVTCSAIGNHSCSVGDGTKYNDTDKCWGPIRRIDAYRLYLAAFTLLLGPFTFFNVQKTKYLQIMTSLMRWIAFILMIILALIRISRGQAEGHPSMAQLSGVRNLFGVCVYSFMCQHSLPSLVTPISKKRHVNKLVLLDYVLILAFYSLLSFTAIYCFRNDTLMDMYTLNFTNCDIVGVAFIRYFLGLFPVFTISTNFPIIAVTLRNNWKTLFHREGGTYPWVVDRIVFPAITLFPPVLVAFCTHDLESLVGITGAYAGNGIQYLIPACLAYCSRKDTQLVFGSGTVNKHLSPFRHTFWIVFVLIWGFSCFVFVTANIVLSEAKL
- the TMEM104 gene encoding transmembrane protein 104 isoform X2, with product MAGGITDTGELYSPYVGLVYMFNLIVGTGALTMPKAFATAGWLVSLVLLMFLGFMSYMTTTFVVEAMAAANAQLRWKRMEKRKEDDEDEDSSSGVSDSDVLLQDGYERAETRPILSVQRRGSPNIFEITERVEMGQMASMFFNKVGVNLFYFCIIIYLYGDLAIYAAAVPVSLMQVTCAIGNHSCSVGDGTKYNDTDKCWGPIRRIDAYRLYLAAFTLLLGPFTFFNVQKTKYLQIMTSLMRWIAFILMIILALIRISRGQAEGHPSMAQLSGVRNLFGVCVYSFMCQHSLPSLVTPISKKRHVNKLVLLDYVLILAFYSLLSFTAIYCFRNDTLMDMYTLNFTNCDIVGVAFIRYFLGLFPVFTISTNFPIIAVTLRNNWKTLFHREGGTYPWVVDRIVFPAITLFPPVLVAFCTHDLESLVGITGAYAGNGIQYLIPACLAYCSRKDTQLVFGSGTVNKHLSPFRHTFWIVFVLIWGFSCFVFVTANIVLSEAKL